A stretch of the Ostrea edulis chromosome 9, xbOstEdul1.1, whole genome shotgun sequence genome encodes the following:
- the LOC125659407 gene encoding zinc finger protein SNAI1-like, which yields MMFPSLPYSRADVHMVGGQFIIPSIPGRTLQPPQAHSSHVNRQQQTTPTSGDRQSLSSTLSSPSLRTLNPSSTEASTSQSLALATMPGIHRMPVPSTFFQYPGAFYPTFQGGNAGDFKQFSVAQLQAFNAHAAFPADLSKVKTPIINRNYLELAMLVCNTFRGKLFPCPHCRYVTDRRNNLKRHISTMHQTCDKVLECCGVTFGTKASLREHIMIFHHNGYSCPYCGRRFCRKALLKRHLSVHSGQKDFSCPHCDYATSHKSNLERHKRIHERLRSLDENKTSLIDEETLCGQMTASSASSKAQDTEPDEKLQLFQHTIDIEDSEISDNEEINVTSTEDDIEV from the coding sequence TCGTGCTGATGTCCACATGGTTGGCGGACAATTCATCATCCCTTCAATTCCTGGTAGAACACTTCAACCACCGCAAGCTCACTCCTCTCATGTCAACAGACAGCAGCAGACCACGCCGACTTCCGGTGATCGCCAGTCTCTGAGTTCCACTCTGTCCTCACCTTCGTTACGGACATTGAATCCGAGTTCAACCGAGGCGTCTACTTCCCAGAGTCTAGCACTAGCTACCATGCCGGGTATACACCGGATGCCGGTCCCGAGCACGTTCTTCCAGTATCCCGGGGCGTTTTACCCGACTTTTCAGGGCGGGAATGCAGGTGACTTTAAACAGTTTAGTGTGGCCCAACTACAAGCTTTCAATGCTCACGCTGCATTCCCGGCAGATCTTTCAAAAGTGAAAACACCCATTATTAATAGAAACTATCTCGAGCTTGCTATGCTTGTCTGTAACACTTTTCGCGGGAAACTTTTTCCGTGTCCACATTGCCGATACGTCACGGATCGACGTAACAACCTGAAAAGACACATTTCTACCATGCACCAAACGTGCGACAAAGTGCTGGAGTGTTGTGGTGTTACGTTCGGAACCAAGGCGTCATTGAGGGAACACATTATGATTTTTCATCACAATGGTTACTCCTGTCCCTACTGTGGACGAAGGTTTTGTCGTAAAGCATTACTAAAGCGCCATCTGTCTGTTCACAGTGGCCAGAAAGATTTTTCCTGTCCCCACTGTGATTACGCTACAAGTCATAAGAGTAATCTGGAGCGACATAAACGTATCCACGAACGACTGAGGTCTTTGGACGAAAATAAGACTTCACTCATTGACGAAGAAACACTGTGTGGGCAGATGACAGCTTCTTCTGCGTCATCCAAAGCCCAGGATACCGAACCCGATGAGAAGTTGCAATTGTTTCAACACACTATTGATATCGAGGATTCAGAAATCTCGGACAATGAGGAAATAAATGTAACCTCAACAGAAGATGATATAGAGGTTTAA